The following coding sequences lie in one Candidatus Binataceae bacterium genomic window:
- a CDS encoding isocitrate lyase/PEP mutase family protein, which produces MSDTRSRLRALLNGPEMAVAPFVYDCLQAKLAERAGFKAIYMTGFGTAAARGFPDLGLLTMGEMVDNVRALARSVDIPLICDADTGYGEAINVQRTVREYEDAGAAALHIEDQVWPKRCGFLEGKQVIPLENMAAKLRAALDARRDPDLVIIARTDALAPLGWEEVTRRARAYRAAGADLIFVDGIKTLDDLKTCARLLSDLPLLYNGQLQHPTEIAKYGFKLMIHIATLFTVYQRTRDAFVELARTGAVAGGAGLELLPEITDLLGAPEILRTSKKYEV; this is translated from the coding sequence ATGTCTGACACCCGATCGCGCCTGCGGGCGCTCTTGAACGGGCCCGAAATGGCCGTCGCACCGTTCGTTTACGACTGTCTGCAGGCGAAGCTGGCGGAGCGCGCAGGATTCAAGGCGATCTATATGACCGGCTTCGGCACCGCGGCCGCGCGCGGGTTTCCCGACCTCGGTCTGCTGACGATGGGCGAGATGGTCGACAACGTGCGTGCGCTCGCGCGCTCGGTGGATATCCCGCTCATCTGCGACGCCGACACCGGCTACGGCGAAGCAATCAACGTGCAGCGCACCGTTCGCGAGTACGAGGACGCCGGCGCGGCGGCGCTTCATATCGAAGACCAGGTGTGGCCCAAGCGCTGCGGCTTCCTCGAAGGCAAGCAAGTCATTCCGCTCGAGAACATGGCGGCGAAGCTGCGCGCGGCGCTCGACGCCCGGCGCGATCCCGATCTCGTGATTATCGCGCGCACCGACGCGCTGGCGCCGCTCGGCTGGGAGGAAGTGACGCGGCGCGCCCGCGCTTATCGCGCGGCAGGCGCCGATCTCATCTTCGTCGACGGCATCAAAACGCTGGATGACCTCAAGACCTGCGCGCGGCTGCTCTCAGATCTACCGCTGCTGTACAACGGACAACTGCAGCATCCGACGGAAATCGCGAAATACGGTTTCAAGCTGATGATCCATATCGCCACGCTGTTCACCGTTTACCAGCGCACGCGCGACGCCTTCGTCGAGCTCGCGCGCACGGGCGCGGTCGCAGGTGGCGCCGGTCTGGAGCTCTTGCCCGAGATTACGGACCTTCTCGGCGCGCCCGAGATCCTCAGGACCAGCAAAAAATACGAAGTGTAA